A region from the Methanofollis liminatans DSM 4140 genome encodes:
- a CDS encoding PINc/VapC family ATPase yields the protein MKIVPDTSVVIDGRITSMIKTGEYTGSTIIVPEAVVAELEAQANQGREIGFSGLTELQNLSRMAAEGTVELRYVGVRPSLDQVKLASGGEIDALIRNVALEYDATFITSDVVQSEVAKAKGLDVIYLKPQIGESTPLILDGFFDENTIAVHLKERVPPVAKKGTMHEMHLVQIRDAPMTEYELRTMAQEILERAKRDPDGFIEVERRGITVVQIGSIRISIARRPFSDGMEITAVRPIVDVALEQYAMADLIKERITDNRCGVLIAGPPGAGKSTLAQSIATFLSESGFIVKTMEAPRDLQVPDNITQYTALEGSMTNTAEVLLLVRPDAVIFDELRKSEDFRVFADMRLAGVGMIGVVHAMQVQDAVQRVIERIEAGVLPQIIGTIVFVDSGEITGVYDLDFSIKVPEGMHPELHMRPVTTVRETSTGAIACEVFKYEGETIVMPARRLQKEAPARASPVQKTPVLEAQIEEPVQAEPEERYASLPEEETGDTPWHASERDIQRELSRFTDGPVDVFMKSDTKAVAYIEDKDVPAAIGRGGKNIAGIVNKLGIGIDIRPRSELPPPEINQVEEVPASGGLKIRIEKRHLTLVAPEFKEAIVDVFSGKEYLFTATVNEKGEIELAKSSSIAQELIRRYNDNETIRLRPV from the coding sequence ATGAAAATAGTGCCTGATACGAGTGTCGTCATCGACGGACGCATCACCTCAATGATAAAAACCGGGGAATATACAGGATCCACAATAATCGTTCCGGAGGCAGTGGTTGCCGAGCTCGAAGCCCAGGCGAACCAGGGGCGCGAGATCGGCTTTTCCGGACTGACAGAACTTCAGAATCTTTCCCGGATGGCGGCCGAAGGAACTGTTGAACTCAGATATGTCGGCGTGCGCCCAAGCCTTGATCAGGTGAAGCTGGCGAGCGGTGGGGAGATCGACGCCCTGATCCGGAACGTCGCTCTTGAATATGACGCCACCTTCATCACCAGCGATGTTGTGCAGTCCGAGGTGGCGAAGGCGAAAGGGCTCGACGTCATCTATCTCAAACCCCAGATCGGTGAATCGACCCCGCTCATTCTTGACGGTTTCTTCGACGAAAATACGATCGCCGTACACCTCAAAGAGCGCGTTCCTCCCGTGGCAAAGAAAGGCACCATGCATGAGATGCACCTTGTGCAGATCAGGGACGCTCCCATGACCGAGTACGAACTGCGCACCATGGCGCAGGAGATCCTCGAACGAGCTAAACGCGATCCCGACGGCTTTATCGAGGTCGAACGCCGCGGGATAACTGTCGTCCAGATCGGGTCGATCAGAATCTCCATCGCTCGCCGTCCGTTCTCGGACGGGATGGAGATCACCGCCGTCCGCCCGATCGTTGATGTCGCCCTTGAACAGTATGCCATGGCAGATCTGATCAAGGAGCGGATCACCGACAACCGTTGCGGTGTGTTGATCGCCGGGCCGCCCGGTGCCGGCAAGAGCACGCTTGCCCAGAGCATCGCCACATTCCTTTCGGAGAGCGGTTTTATCGTCAAGACCATGGAAGCGCCGCGGGACCTTCAGGTGCCCGACAACATCACCCAGTACACGGCCCTTGAGGGGAGCATGACGAACACCGCCGAGGTGCTGCTTCTGGTCCGCCCCGATGCGGTGATCTTTGACGAACTCCGGAAGAGCGAGGACTTCAGGGTCTTTGCCGATATGCGTCTCGCCGGTGTGGGCATGATCGGTGTCGTCCACGCGATGCAGGTGCAGGACGCCGTCCAGCGGGTCATCGAGCGGATTGAAGCCGGTGTTCTGCCTCAGATCATCGGTACCATCGTTTTTGTGGATAGCGGCGAGATCACTGGCGTATACGATCTTGATTTCTCGATCAAGGTGCCTGAAGGAATGCACCCCGAACTGCATATGAGGCCGGTGACGACGGTCAGGGAAACCTCAACCGGTGCAATCGCCTGTGAGGTCTTCAAATATGAGGGCGAGACGATTGTGATGCCGGCACGCCGTCTCCAGAAGGAGGCCCCTGCCCGGGCATCCCCTGTTCAGAAAACGCCTGTTCTTGAGGCGCAGATCGAAGAACCCGTCCAGGCTGAACCCGAAGAACGGTATGCCTCCCTGCCTGAGGAGGAAACCGGAGATACCCCTTGGCATGCATCAGAGCGCGATATTCAGCGTGAACTCTCCAGGTTCACCGACGGCCCTGTCGACGTCTTCATGAAGAGCGACACCAAGGCCGTCGCCTATATCGAGGACAAGGACGTCCCGGCCGCTATCGGGCGCGGCGGCAAGAATATTGCAGGGATCGTGAACAAACTCGGGATCGGGATCGATATCAGACCGAGATCTGAACTCCCGCCCCCTGAGATCAACCAGGTCGAAGAGGTGCCTGCAAGCGGCGGGTTGAAGATCCGTATCGAGAAGAGACACCTCACCCTGGTCGCCCCTGAGTTTAAGGAAGCGATCGTCGATGTGTTCTCCGGCAAGGAGTATCTCTTTACGGCGACGGTGAATGAGAAAGGCGAGATTGAACTTGCGAAAAGCAGCAGCATCGCACAGGAATTGATACGCAGATACAACGACAACGAGACGATCAGACTGAGACCGGTATGA
- the hisI gene encoding phosphoribosyl-AMP cyclohydrolase, translated as MELNYTGGLVPVIVQDQASREVLMLAWADEEAVRLTRETGYAHYWSRSRKRLWKKGEESGHFQVVREIRVDCDEDTLLYLVEQQGAACHTGHYSCFYRDIDGGELARPLIDPSEVYANKE; from the coding sequence ATGGAACTGAACTATACCGGCGGGCTTGTCCCGGTGATTGTGCAGGATCAGGCGAGCCGCGAGGTGCTGATGCTTGCATGGGCTGATGAGGAAGCAGTGCGGCTGACGCGGGAGACCGGGTATGCCCACTACTGGTCGCGCAGCCGGAAACGGCTCTGGAAAAAGGGCGAGGAGAGCGGACATTTTCAGGTTGTGCGCGAGATTCGGGTCGATTGTGATGAGGACACACTCCTCTACCTCGTCGAGCAGCAGGGTGCCGCCTGTCACACGGGTCATTACTCCTGTTTTTACCGTGATATCGACGGTGGGGAACTCGCCCGCCCTCTTATCGATCCATCAGAAGTATATGCTAATAAGGAATAA
- a CDS encoding A24 family peptidase C-terminal domain-containing protein — translation MISLPLAIASAAVGLTLLYASVLDHRDRRVPFVTWYPMLAVAVPSVCLFYAGLVMGGNGGTALYLIALSLLISALFYAFGVFHLFGGADAWALIFLCITVPAFPLEPLWGVPPTGFFPFSVLVNALLLNLAAPLILFCYNLLRGNRAPFPFMFLGYPVEGGEIQRHFGFVMEEIGEDENGTLVRRFMRLREMLKRTVRGGERRMYTKDLREHPERYRKELALYRRAGTVWISYAVPFIIPITAGFLWTLFIGDIVFMIMKMLAGV, via the coding sequence ATGATATCGCTTCCGCTTGCCATTGCCTCGGCTGCAGTGGGCCTGACGCTGCTGTATGCATCGGTCCTCGACCACCGCGATCGCCGGGTCCCGTTTGTGACCTGGTATCCGATGCTCGCCGTCGCCGTGCCGTCTGTCTGCCTCTTCTATGCCGGTCTGGTCATGGGAGGAAATGGCGGGACGGCCCTGTACCTGATCGCCCTCTCCCTGCTCATTTCTGCTCTCTTCTACGCCTTTGGGGTCTTCCACCTCTTCGGCGGGGCCGACGCCTGGGCGCTCATCTTCCTCTGCATCACTGTCCCGGCATTCCCCCTCGAACCGTTGTGGGGCGTCCCGCCGACGGGATTTTTCCCGTTCTCCGTGCTGGTCAATGCTCTTCTGCTCAACCTTGCGGCGCCGCTCATCCTCTTCTGCTACAATCTCCTTCGGGGCAACAGGGCTCCGTTCCCCTTTATGTTCCTTGGCTACCCGGTGGAGGGCGGTGAGATCCAGCGCCACTTCGGCTTTGTGATGGAGGAGATCGGGGAGGACGAGAACGGAACGCTCGTCCGCAGGTTTATGCGTCTTCGAGAGATGCTGAAACGGACGGTGCGCGGGGGCGAGCGGCGGATGTACACAAAAGACCTGCGCGAGCACCCCGAGCGCTACCGGAAGGAGCTCGCCCTGTACCGACGGGCAGGAACGGTCTGGATCTCCTATGCCGTCCCCTTCATCATTCCGATCACCGCAGGCTTCCTCTGGACACTCTTTATTGGCGATATCGTCTTTATGATCATGAAGATGCTTGCAGGAGTCTAG
- a CDS encoding 4Fe-4S dicluster domain-containing protein, whose product MIEISVDAAACNGCGLCVKDCPMRVYELKDGVSVPVRPENCMGCLSCHEICPAQALEHRGVYPSKRHYIDIRVCEMINRVL is encoded by the coding sequence GTGATAGAGATATCTGTCGATGCTGCTGCCTGCAACGGCTGCGGCCTCTGTGTAAAAGACTGTCCGATGCGGGTTTACGAGCTCAAAGATGGTGTCAGCGTCCCGGTAAGGCCTGAAAACTGTATGGGCTGCCTCTCCTGTCACGAGATCTGCCCGGCCCAGGCGCTCGAGCATCGCGGCGTCTACCCCTCGAAACGTCATTATATCGATATACGCGTCTGCGAAATGATCAACCGGGTGTTATGA
- a CDS encoding hydrocarbon binding protein (contains V4R domain): MTVDEMNRQFKTGTVFRAEDVPMSCSPSAKDMEQTLHGVMKMNGLIIKSLEEIAGRGANAVTYRAGKKFGHEVAKYFRKNEDIEEALRELSYILHGQYTFELWKPEDKENYVVTENGETFIYLVFHDCIVRQTLRRNGMEQGGPLCQTLYGYVVGAIEEITGRRAKLEIVHTGPNACLKKLILK, from the coding sequence ATGACCGTTGACGAAATGAACCGTCAGTTCAAGACCGGCACGGTCTTCCGTGCCGAAGACGTCCCGATGTCCTGCTCTCCGAGCGCAAAGGACATGGAGCAGACCCTCCACGGCGTCATGAAGATGAACGGACTGATCATCAAGTCCCTCGAAGAGATTGCCGGACGGGGCGCGAACGCCGTCACCTACCGGGCGGGAAAGAAGTTCGGTCATGAGGTGGCGAAATATTTCCGGAAGAACGAGGACATCGAAGAAGCACTGCGCGAACTCTCCTACATCCTCCACGGCCAGTACACCTTCGAACTCTGGAAACCAGAGGACAAAGAAAACTACGTCGTCACCGAGAACGGCGAGACCTTCATCTATCTCGTCTTCCACGACTGCATCGTCCGCCAGACCCTCCGCCGCAACGGGATGGAGCAGGGCGGCCCCCTCTGCCAGACACTGTACGGCTATGTGGTCGGAGCGATCGAGGAGATCACCGGTCGGCGGGCGAAACTGGAGATCGTGCACACCGGCCCGAACGCCTGCCTGAAAAAACTGATCCTGAAGTGA
- a CDS encoding NADH-quinone oxidoreductase subunit B family protein has protein sequence MKIAIEELAGCSGCTISILDLHEALLDVVAQADIVYSPVIMDAKEPPEGIDIAFVTGAVRNEENEERLKLLRKRSKKLIAFGTCACYGGVSGLSMLGKAEDLFACVYQGVETAEKGNIIPKDVPAFLYRAFAVGDLVKVDYYITGCPPKEKFLRTILPALIAGDHIELSKKSVCSECDRKMGDVKNWHLKRRYEETPDREHCLLGQGYLCLGPVTFGRCGAACPHNNIPCHGCNGPSLDILREPCRDIHNMMVRRIADLTDIPEKEIEKQLYDVAHTMYPFTIGSLIMEDKEISKIRDLVKGGGA, from the coding sequence ATGAAAATCGCAATCGAAGAACTGGCCGGGTGCTCGGGCTGCACCATCTCCATCCTCGACCTCCATGAAGCCCTGCTCGACGTGGTCGCTCAGGCCGATATCGTCTACTCGCCCGTGATCATGGACGCCAAAGAACCCCCCGAAGGGATCGACATCGCCTTCGTCACCGGGGCGGTGAGGAACGAAGAGAATGAAGAGCGCCTGAAACTGCTCAGAAAACGCTCGAAGAAGCTCATCGCCTTCGGCACCTGTGCATGTTACGGCGGAGTGTCAGGCCTCTCCATGCTCGGGAAAGCGGAAGATCTTTTTGCCTGCGTCTACCAGGGCGTGGAGACCGCAGAGAAGGGGAATATCATACCAAAAGACGTCCCCGCATTCCTGTACCGGGCGTTTGCGGTCGGAGACCTTGTCAAGGTGGACTACTATATCACCGGATGCCCGCCAAAGGAGAAGTTCCTCAGGACGATCCTCCCGGCCCTTATTGCCGGGGACCATATCGAGCTCTCCAAGAAATCGGTCTGCTCGGAATGCGACCGGAAGATGGGGGACGTCAAAAACTGGCACCTGAAACGGCGCTACGAGGAAACGCCCGATCGAGAACACTGCCTCCTCGGGCAGGGCTATCTCTGTCTCGGCCCGGTCACCTTCGGCAGGTGCGGGGCCGCCTGCCCGCACAACAACATCCCCTGCCACGGCTGCAACGGCCCGTCCCTCGATATCCTCAGGGAGCCCTGCCGGGACATCCATAACATGATGGTCAGGCGGATCGCCGACCTCACCGATATCCCTGAAAAAGAGATCGAAAAACAGCTCTACGACGTGGCGCACACGATGTATCCCTTCACCATCGGGAGCCTGATCATGGAAGACAAGGAGATATCAAAGATACGCGACCTCGTCAAGGGGGGTGGCGCATGA
- a CDS encoding Ni/Fe hydrogenase subunit alpha yields MTRLTIAPVTRIEGHAQVRIDLDEKGEVSSAHFNVVELRGFEKFLIGAAIEEAPRITPRICGICPTSHHVAAARATDQIFGAQPPQTGRMLRELLMAGQFIHSHALHFFMLAAPDFLLGDAAPEERNVIGLAKRSPEIAKKAIEVRKLGQRITEAVGGKPIHPSNAIPGGMSRPLTTDQQQTLLQSAKAGLMIAEEGWEIAKGMMDGFDPSFGAVETAFMGMSENGTHAISGGEVQIVGKDGKPLGSFTGEDYLHHVREYSEDWSYLKFCKLASGEYYRVGPLARLNIVERMGTPKADAALAEYRKVFERFSQAALAYNVARYVEFLSACERTVELLEDPGITGTDVRTRTGGVVQRRGVGIIEAPRGTLIHDYSVDENGIIERCNLIVATCQNNYAMDRGVEDVARKVIKNGELTEEASNRIETVIRAYDPCISCATHAIGRMPMRIEVCRPDGRGGTKVMIREVN; encoded by the coding sequence ATGACCCGCCTGACCATCGCGCCGGTGACCAGGATCGAAGGGCACGCGCAGGTGCGCATCGACCTCGACGAGAAAGGCGAGGTCTCGTCCGCTCACTTCAACGTCGTCGAACTCCGGGGGTTTGAGAAGTTCCTGATCGGTGCGGCCATCGAGGAGGCGCCCCGGATTACCCCTCGGATCTGCGGCATCTGCCCAACCTCCCACCACGTAGCAGCGGCACGGGCGACCGATCAGATATTTGGCGCCCAACCCCCGCAGACCGGCAGGATGTTGAGAGAACTCCTGATGGCCGGGCAGTTCATCCACTCGCACGCCCTCCACTTCTTCATGCTCGCCGCCCCGGACTTTCTCCTCGGCGACGCCGCACCAGAAGAGCGCAACGTCATCGGGCTTGCGAAACGCTCTCCTGAGATCGCGAAGAAAGCGATCGAGGTGAGAAAACTCGGCCAGCGCATCACCGAGGCCGTCGGCGGCAAACCGATCCACCCTTCAAACGCCATTCCCGGCGGGATGTCCCGTCCCCTCACCACCGATCAGCAGCAGACGCTCCTCCAGTCTGCAAAGGCAGGCCTTATGATCGCCGAAGAGGGATGGGAGATTGCAAAAGGCATGATGGACGGCTTCGACCCCTCCTTCGGGGCCGTCGAGACCGCCTTCATGGGCATGAGCGAGAACGGAACCCATGCGATCAGCGGCGGCGAGGTGCAGATCGTCGGGAAAGACGGCAAACCGCTTGGATCTTTCACCGGCGAGGACTACCTGCACCACGTCAGGGAGTACTCTGAGGACTGGTCATACCTGAAATTCTGCAAACTCGCATCAGGGGAGTACTACCGGGTCGGCCCCCTGGCGCGGCTGAACATCGTGGAGAGGATGGGCACGCCGAAGGCCGACGCAGCCCTTGCCGAATACCGGAAGGTGTTCGAGCGTTTCTCCCAGGCAGCTCTCGCCTACAACGTCGCCCGCTACGTCGAGTTCCTCTCCGCATGCGAGCGGACGGTCGAACTCCTCGAAGACCCCGGCATCACCGGCACCGATGTCCGCACCCGGACAGGCGGCGTGGTGCAACGGCGGGGTGTCGGGATCATCGAGGCACCCCGCGGCACCCTCATCCACGATTATTCGGTCGATGAGAACGGAATCATCGAGCGGTGCAACCTGATCGTCGCCACCTGCCAGAACAATTATGCCATGGACCGGGGCGTCGAAGACGTTGCCAGAAAAGTGATTAAAAATGGCGAGCTCACGGAAGAGGCATCAAACCGGATCGAAACTGTCATCCGTGCCTATGATCCATGCATCTCCTGTGCGACCCATGCGATCGGCCGGATGCCCATGCGGATCGAAGTGTGCCGTCCAGACGGCAGAGGGGGTACAAAAGTCATGATAAGAGAGGTGAACTGA
- a CDS encoding roadblock/LC7 domain-containing protein, producing MLKQILMEFLRLDGVTAAVVVGRDGFVIEDAISGDIDTDALGAMASTGMGTSEAMGAELGKGQLNQMLVELENGPILLSPLSEDEMIAIVANDGVNIGRIRYELKKNRERIIAAL from the coding sequence ATACTCAAACAGATACTGATGGAATTTCTCAGGCTGGATGGCGTAACAGCTGCCGTCGTCGTCGGCCGTGACGGTTTCGTGATCGAAGACGCCATTTCGGGCGATATCGACACCGACGCCCTGGGCGCCATGGCATCCACCGGCATGGGCACGTCAGAGGCGATGGGTGCCGAACTCGGCAAGGGACAGCTGAACCAGATGCTCGTCGAGCTGGAAAACGGCCCCATCCTCCTCTCACCCCTCTCAGAGGACGAGATGATCGCGATCGTCGCAAATGACGGCGTGAACATCGGCAGGATCAGGTACGAACTCAAAAAGAACAGGGAAAGGATAATTGCAGCACTCTAA
- a CDS encoding roadblock/LC7 domain-containing protein, which produces MKAPIDEVLPFTEAFYAIVRIQSGGGEGFILSERGNPVAAGFKDRTRDLAADRAISFLADEKSPACMLFRYDENEYREALQLCRESGHALIKESEAPPCAVPEERSAPSLTDGALDLILSQPGVIAVSAFFEGFAVQSAGAADFDRIAAVAEDLLRAGSKIARDLETGDLDQIILETPGGKLIIAPFGDLSICILTASNANLGLVRLALRSIRWGE; this is translated from the coding sequence ATGAAAGCACCGATCGATGAGGTGCTGCCCTTCACCGAAGCGTTCTATGCAATCGTGCGGATCCAGAGCGGAGGAGGGGAGGGATTTATCCTCTCAGAGAGAGGCAACCCTGTTGCCGCCGGATTTAAAGACAGAACACGCGATCTTGCCGCAGACCGTGCGATCTCGTTCCTTGCCGATGAAAAGTCCCCGGCATGCATGCTCTTCAGGTACGACGAGAACGAGTACCGGGAAGCGCTCCAGCTGTGCAGAGAGAGCGGGCATGCCCTCATAAAAGAGTCCGAGGCCCCGCCCTGCGCCGTCCCTGAAGAGAGATCTGCCCCGTCCCTGACCGACGGAGCCCTCGACCTGATCCTCTCGCAGCCCGGCGTGATCGCCGTCTCAGCGTTTTTTGAGGGGTTCGCAGTCCAGTCTGCCGGGGCCGCAGACTTCGATCGGATCGCCGCCGTCGCTGAGGATCTGCTCAGGGCAGGGTCGAAGATCGCCAGGGACCTGGAAACCGGAGATCTTGACCAGATCATTCTTGAAACGCCCGGCGGAAAGCTGATCATCGCCCCGTTCGGCGACCTCTCTATCTGCATCCTCACCGCCTCGAATGCAAACCTCGGGCTGGTCAGGCTTGCTCTCAGGAGCATACGATGGGGTGAATAA
- the minD gene encoding cell division ATPase MinD, with the protein MIRAFTIASGKGGTGKTTVTVNLGTSLAQLGKETYILDADIGMANLGLVLGLEDAPVTLHEVLAGKAKVEDAIYEGPNGVKVVPSGISLQGFQNADPDHLRDVMRDLVDRCDYLLVDAAAGISKDGVVALAICDEVILVVNPELSSMADALKTKILTEMVGGKVYGAIINRSGMENTEIRRHSVEDVLGVRVIDMIPEDPNVRRSAAYKTPVVVKYPASESSRAFRRIAADIAGVEYAEETEERKQNFIDRLAHTLFGGGH; encoded by the coding sequence TTGATCAGGGCATTTACCATCGCATCCGGGAAAGGGGGGACCGGGAAGACAACCGTAACCGTCAATCTCGGGACTTCTCTTGCCCAGCTCGGCAAAGAGACCTATATTCTTGACGCTGATATCGGAATGGCAAACCTGGGGCTGGTCCTCGGGCTGGAAGATGCACCGGTGACGCTGCATGAGGTTCTCGCCGGCAAAGCAAAGGTTGAGGACGCCATCTACGAAGGCCCGAACGGAGTAAAGGTTGTGCCGAGCGGAATCTCTCTCCAGGGCTTCCAGAACGCCGACCCGGATCACCTGCGCGACGTCATGCGTGACCTTGTCGACCGGTGCGATTATCTTCTCGTGGACGCCGCCGCCGGTATCAGCAAGGACGGCGTCGTGGCGCTGGCCATCTGCGACGAGGTGATCCTTGTCGTGAACCCGGAGCTCTCCTCGATGGCAGACGCGCTCAAGACGAAGATCCTCACCGAAATGGTGGGAGGAAAAGTCTACGGCGCCATCATCAACAGGTCGGGAATGGAAAACACCGAGATCAGGAGACACTCTGTTGAAGACGTGCTTGGCGTGCGGGTCATCGATATGATCCCCGAAGACCCCAATGTCAGACGTTCGGCCGCGTACAAGACACCCGTTGTCGTCAAATATCCAGCATCGGAATCCTCACGGGCCTTCAGGCGCATTGCCGCAGATATTGCAGGCGTGGAGTATGCCGAGGAGACCGAGGAGAGAAAACAGAACTTCATCGACAGGCTTGCCCACACCCTCTTCGGAGGGGGCCATTAA
- a CDS encoding type II/IV secretion system ATPase subunit — protein sequence MTKNTGSRKRLHDILTKINRTEEDKAAPADTPEQKPAVGGGDDFDVLKSMVGRKDQLKITDLIRDPREMGPISDKGPEEREAQQYQDISHEDAGEEPESLETPVGAPVIDPENLEALKSVVDALFREEKTAEIPAAEEGGIDPMPALSGEALKSVCAALPGATAPRSRTTRWSKGSADLPADAVPGIADADDIDSLSELILPRAATFDVEELALDFETRTHTPGVSGVPPEIDSLWNKNFSNITDEARNVVIGRDDEDTGGLLKKFNLFTKLRHSVEEYNPRLHGPLVDLTFTPAPGIEEIELYPVNEPYAYVRIVYDNTSHEYTYEVIEPEITEAEKELLGEIKDRLFERLDVNTKEVSRTEAQNLLRTYSDEIISDYGINLTPVSREKILYAIDRDFLGDGLIDAVMHDKYIEDISCDGLDNPIFIYHSGYESIKTNLMYTDALDLDSFVTKLAQRAGKYISIAEPMLDATMSDGSRIQMTLGKEVTAHGSTFTIRKFKDEPISPTDLIEWGTFSPLSIAFLWLAVESGNSAIFAGGTASGKTTSLNAISLFIPPQAKIVSLEDTRELKLPHPNWIPSVTRDSFDTGGKGEIDMYELLRAALRQRPEYIVVGEVRGKEAQTLFQAMSTGHVTYATMHADSVASVVHRLENPPLNVPRNMLNALNLVCVQVQARVGGQRIRRNKHMIEILDIDPRTNELITNEVFSWHQATDEIRYSGKSYVLEAIMETRGWSEARMREELKRRQEILEWMRMKKIRHYRDVSKMLISYFRDPDAVMKIVRGDLYE from the coding sequence ATGACTAAGAACACAGGCTCAAGAAAACGGTTGCACGACATCCTGACAAAGATAAACCGGACTGAGGAGGACAAAGCGGCACCTGCCGATACCCCGGAGCAGAAACCTGCTGTGGGCGGAGGGGATGATTTTGATGTGCTCAAATCCATGGTCGGGAGAAAAGATCAGTTAAAGATCACCGACCTGATCAGAGACCCGCGCGAGATGGGCCCCATATCGGACAAAGGGCCAGAAGAGAGAGAGGCCCAGCAATACCAGGACATCTCCCATGAAGATGCCGGAGAAGAGCCTGAAAGCCTGGAAACTCCCGTGGGCGCCCCGGTGATCGATCCTGAAAACCTTGAGGCGCTGAAATCGGTCGTCGACGCCCTCTTCAGAGAAGAAAAAACCGCGGAGATCCCGGCCGCTGAGGAGGGGGGAATTGATCCGATGCCGGCGTTGTCAGGCGAGGCCCTCAAAAGCGTATGTGCCGCCCTTCCCGGAGCCACCGCACCCCGCTCCCGCACCACCAGGTGGTCAAAAGGGTCGGCAGATCTGCCGGCCGATGCCGTACCCGGGATCGCCGATGCAGATGACATCGACTCCCTCTCCGAACTCATCCTGCCCAGAGCGGCGACCTTCGACGTCGAAGAACTCGCCCTTGACTTTGAGACACGGACCCATACCCCGGGCGTGAGCGGCGTTCCGCCCGAGATCGATAGCCTCTGGAACAAAAATTTCTCGAATATTACCGATGAGGCCAGAAACGTCGTCATCGGCAGGGACGACGAAGATACCGGCGGTCTTCTCAAGAAGTTCAATCTGTTCACCAAACTCCGCCACAGCGTCGAGGAGTACAACCCCCGTCTCCACGGCCCCCTCGTCGACCTCACCTTCACCCCGGCGCCGGGGATCGAGGAGATCGAACTCTATCCGGTCAACGAGCCCTACGCCTACGTCAGGATCGTCTACGACAACACGTCGCATGAATACACCTACGAAGTGATCGAGCCCGAGATCACAGAGGCCGAGAAGGAGTTGCTCGGCGAGATCAAGGACCGCCTCTTCGAACGCCTCGACGTCAACACCAAAGAGGTTTCTCGTACCGAAGCGCAGAACCTGCTCCGCACTTATTCGGACGAGATCATCTCGGATTACGGCATCAATCTCACGCCAGTCTCCAGAGAGAAGATACTATACGCAATCGATCGTGATTTCCTCGGCGATGGACTCATCGATGCCGTCATGCACGACAAGTATATCGAGGACATCTCATGCGACGGTCTGGACAACCCGATCTTCATCTACCACTCGGGCTATGAGTCGATCAAGACGAACCTGATGTACACCGACGCCCTTGATCTCGACTCGTTCGTCACCAAACTCGCCCAGCGGGCCGGCAAATACATCTCGATCGCAGAACCGATGCTCGACGCCACGATGTCAGACGGGTCGCGTATCCAGATGACCCTCGGCAAGGAGGTCACCGCCCACGGTTCGACCTTCACGATCAGGAAGTTCAAGGACGAACCGATCTCGCCGACCGACCTGATCGAGTGGGGCACCTTCTCGCCGCTCTCCATCGCATTCCTCTGGCTTGCCGTGGAGTCGGGGAACTCCGCAATCTTCGCGGGCGGCACGGCGTCAGGTAAAACGACGTCTCTCAACGCCATATCGCTCTTCATCCCGCCGCAGGCAAAGATCGTCTCTCTCGAAGACACCAGGGAACTCAAACTCCCGCACCCGAACTGGATCCCCTCGGTGACGCGGGACTCCTTCGACACCGGCGGCAAGGGCGAGATCGACATGTACGAACTCCTCCGTGCCGCTCTCCGTCAGCGTCCCGAGTATATCGTGGTCGGTGAGGTGCGCGGCAAAGAGGCCCAGACCCTCTTCCAGGCGATGTCAACCGGCCACGTCACCTATGCTACGATGCACGCCGATTCGGTCGCCTCTGTCGTCCACCGGCTTGAAAACCCGCCCCTGAATGTCCCCAGGAACATGCTCAACGCCCTGAACCTCGTCTGCGTCCAGGTGCAGGCGCGCGTCGGCGGTCAGCGGATCAGACGGAACAAACACATGATCGAGATCCTGGACATCGACCCGAGGACAAACGAACTCATCACGAACGAGGTCTTCTCCTGGCACCAGGCGACGGACGAGATCAGGTACTCGGGCAAATCGTATGTGCTTGAGGCGATCATGGAGACGCGGGGATGGAGCGAGGCGAGGATGCGAGAGGAACTGAAACGGCGGCAGGAAATCCTCGAATGGATGCGCATGAAAAAGATCAGGCACTACCGCGACGTCTCGAAGATGCTCATCTCCTACTTCCGCGACCCGGACGCAGTGATGAAGATCGTCAGGGGTGATCTCTATGAATAG